From the genome of Papaver somniferum cultivar HN1 chromosome 2, ASM357369v1, whole genome shotgun sequence, one region includes:
- the LOC113350384 gene encoding probable fatty acyl-CoA reductase 5 isoform X1 gives MKLNGIAQSFENKIIFVTGSTGFLSKLFVEKLLRVQPNVKHLFLLLRAADASSPTQRLNKDVTGKELFRVLRNKHGVGFQSFISKKVTPIFGDVSLENLGITHPDLETKMHKNINIVVNFAATTNFIERYDVALAVNTMGAKHVLDFAEKCENLEIVLHVSTAFVCTGETTPGVILEKPLCKTLKESSNFLKIIHEEKKLIQCRLDKLKSEQVSKKEETAALKELGLERAKLYGWTNAYSFTKALGEIILGGRLKRNFPLIIVRPTAVTGTYKEPFPGWIEGFKTIDPMVISVGRGKLPCFLGDSESFSDIIPGDMVVNAIIVAIVYAKTNFRIYSDGDNNIIYHIGSSAHREPTRMVKLLEYAYDYFSKNPLIGGDIDEIVKPVYFPTMSSFQRHIYNNYVVSMKEQKVRSAKRLAEIYEPFVLFKGTFSTSAVDQLRGWTKKLGDAELFDFNPEHIEWKDYMMNIHIPGLVKYVVKPQVGHISKL, from the exons atGAAATTGAATGGAATTGCTCAATCATTTGAGAACAAGATCATCTTTGTCACCGGTTCTACTGGGTTTCTATCAAAAT TGTTTGTGGAGAAGTTACTTAGGGTTCAACCTAATGTGAAACATTTGTTTCTTCTTTTAAGAGCTGCTGATGCATCATCTCCTACTCAGCGTCTGAATAAGGAT GTGACAGGGAAGGAGTTATTCAGAGTGTTAAGAAATAAACATGGTGTTGGGTTCCAATCATTTATATCCAAAAAGGTGACACCAATTTTTGGAGATGTCAGTTTAGAAAACTTAGGAATTACACATCCTGATTTGGAAACTAAGATGCATAAAAACATCAATATTGTTGTCAATTTTGCTGCAACCACAAATTTCATTGAAAG GTACGATGTGGCCTTGGCAGTGAACACAATGGGAGCTAAGCATGTTTTGGATTTTGCAGAAAAGTGTGAGAACCTAGAGATCGTTCTTCATGTATCTACAG CTTTTGTATGTACTGGAGAGACTACACCTGGAGTTATACTAGAGAAACCTCTGTGTAAAACACTGAAAGAATCCTCAAACTTCCTGAAAATTATTCACGAAGAAAAGAAGTTGATTCAATGCAGATTGGATAAACTCAAAAGTGAACAAGTCTCGAAGAAAGAAGAAACTGCAGCACTGAAAGAACTTGGACTTGAAAG AGCTAAATTATATGGATGGACAAACGCATACTCGTTTACAAAGGCATTGGGAGAAATTATACTTGGTGGACGTTTAAAAAGAAATTTTCCTCTTATTATTGTAAGGCCTACAGCAGTAACTGGTACTTACAAAGAACCATTTCCTGGATGGATAGAAGGTTTCAA AACAATCGACCCCATGGTAATTAGCGTTGGCAGAGGGAAGTTACCTTGTTTTCTTGGGGACTCTGAATCATTCTCGGACATT ATCCCAGGAGATATGGTGGTGAATGCTATAATAGTAGCAATAGTGTATGCAAAAACCAACTTTCGTATTTACTCTGATGGTGACAACAATATTATCTACCATATAGGTAGTTCTGCACATAGAGAGCCAACGAGGATGGTTAAACTATTAGAATACGCTTACGATTATTTCAGCAAGAATCCATTGATAGGTGGAGATATTGATGAAATTGTTAAGCCTGTTTACTTCCCTACCATGTCTAGCTTCCAACGGCACATCTATAACAATTACGTGGTATCTATGAAG GAGCAAAAAGTTCGATCTGCAAAACGGTTAGCTGAAATTTATGAACCTTTTGTACTCTTCAAAGGAAC TTTTAGTACTTCGGCCGTTGATCAATTGAGAGGGTGGACGAAAAAACTTGGAGATGCAGAGTTATTTGATTTCAACCCGGAACACATAGAATGGAAAGATTATATGATGAATATCCATATTCCCGGTCTCGTGAAATATGTTGTTAAACCACAGGTGGGACATATTAGCAAGTTATAA
- the LOC113350384 gene encoding alcohol-forming fatty acyl-CoA reductase-like isoform X2 has product MKLNGIAQSFENKIIFVTGSTGFLSKLFVEKLLRVQPNVKHLFLLLRAADASSPTQRLNKDVTGKELFRVLRNKHGVGFQSFISKKVTPIFGDVSLENLGITHPDLETKMHKNINIVVNFAATTNFIERYDVALAVNTMGAKHVLDFAEKCENLEIVLHVSTAFVCTGETTPGVILEKPLCKTLKESSNFLKIIHEEKKLIQCRLDKLKSEQVSKKEETAALKELGLERTIDPMVISVGRGKLPCFLGDSESFSDIIPGDMVVNAIIVAIVYAKTNFRIYSDGDNNIIYHIGSSAHREPTRMVKLLEYAYDYFSKNPLIGGDIDEIVKPVYFPTMSSFQRHIYNNYVVSMKEQKVRSAKRLAEIYEPFVLFKGTFSTSAVDQLRGWTKKLGDAELFDFNPEHIEWKDYMMNIHIPGLVKYVVKPQVGHISKL; this is encoded by the exons atGAAATTGAATGGAATTGCTCAATCATTTGAGAACAAGATCATCTTTGTCACCGGTTCTACTGGGTTTCTATCAAAAT TGTTTGTGGAGAAGTTACTTAGGGTTCAACCTAATGTGAAACATTTGTTTCTTCTTTTAAGAGCTGCTGATGCATCATCTCCTACTCAGCGTCTGAATAAGGAT GTGACAGGGAAGGAGTTATTCAGAGTGTTAAGAAATAAACATGGTGTTGGGTTCCAATCATTTATATCCAAAAAGGTGACACCAATTTTTGGAGATGTCAGTTTAGAAAACTTAGGAATTACACATCCTGATTTGGAAACTAAGATGCATAAAAACATCAATATTGTTGTCAATTTTGCTGCAACCACAAATTTCATTGAAAG GTACGATGTGGCCTTGGCAGTGAACACAATGGGAGCTAAGCATGTTTTGGATTTTGCAGAAAAGTGTGAGAACCTAGAGATCGTTCTTCATGTATCTACAG CTTTTGTATGTACTGGAGAGACTACACCTGGAGTTATACTAGAGAAACCTCTGTGTAAAACACTGAAAGAATCCTCAAACTTCCTGAAAATTATTCACGAAGAAAAGAAGTTGATTCAATGCAGATTGGATAAACTCAAAAGTGAACAAGTCTCGAAGAAAGAAGAAACTGCAGCACTGAAAGAACTTGGACTTGAAAG AACAATCGACCCCATGGTAATTAGCGTTGGCAGAGGGAAGTTACCTTGTTTTCTTGGGGACTCTGAATCATTCTCGGACATT ATCCCAGGAGATATGGTGGTGAATGCTATAATAGTAGCAATAGTGTATGCAAAAACCAACTTTCGTATTTACTCTGATGGTGACAACAATATTATCTACCATATAGGTAGTTCTGCACATAGAGAGCCAACGAGGATGGTTAAACTATTAGAATACGCTTACGATTATTTCAGCAAGAATCCATTGATAGGTGGAGATATTGATGAAATTGTTAAGCCTGTTTACTTCCCTACCATGTCTAGCTTCCAACGGCACATCTATAACAATTACGTGGTATCTATGAAG GAGCAAAAAGTTCGATCTGCAAAACGGTTAGCTGAAATTTATGAACCTTTTGTACTCTTCAAAGGAAC TTTTAGTACTTCGGCCGTTGATCAATTGAGAGGGTGGACGAAAAAACTTGGAGATGCAGAGTTATTTGATTTCAACCCGGAACACATAGAATGGAAAGATTATATGATGAATATCCATATTCCCGGTCTCGTGAAATATGTTGTTAAACCACAGGTGGGACATATTAGCAAGTTATAA